A single region of the Funiculus sociatus GB2-C1 genome encodes:
- a CDS encoding efflux RND transporter permease subunit, translating into MFVDFFIKRPVFATVCALIILLVGAISIPTLPVAQFPDISPTQISVTSNYNGASAEVVESAVTTILERQINGVEGLRYLTSSSSNDGTSTITATFEASRNKDIAAVDIQNRISVAQPQLPQSVQQTGVVVSKESSSILLAIGLYAENKQYDNIFLSNYADLYLTDAIKRVKGVGNVQIFGERRYSMRLWLDPNRLASRGLTAQDVVNALREQNLQIGVGRIGQQPAPEGQMYQIDLRAISRLKDVSEFEEIVLKTDASGALVKLKDVGRAELGAENYSSFLRFRGNDAVGLGIYQLPGSNALDVAHAVKKEMERLSQSFPPALKYRVAFDTTEYVEASMTEVVITLLVSIALVVAVIFIFLQDWRTTLIPSLTIPLALIGTFAFIKVFGFSINSLTLFGLTLATGMVVDDAIVVVENISRFIQEKGMNPGQAASESMTELFGAVIATSLVLMAVFVPVAFFPGTTGALYKQFALTIAFSIAISTFLALTLTPSLCALLLRPGQQPKGWVGWIFGRFNGFLDRTRKGYARSLNFLTRFKSIIIGLFIVSLGMTAWLYTQVPTAFLPEEDQGYFITIVQGPEGVSLNYTSEVMNKIEQEILKNPEVVGTFVVGGFGFSGSTANSGVIFTTLKPWEERTGKDQTVQGIIGRLAGTLSAIPEARIIPVNPPAIQGLGQFGGFQFQLQDRRGNSSLEPLLQSLGQLLGSANKTPGLQAVFSTFAANTPQLLVDVDRNKAKALQVSIDDIFNTLQTFLGAQYVNDFDLQQRNYRVYVQADQQFRSNPADVGKLYVRSGENQMIPLSSLVKLTPTTGAQTINHYNLFRSIEVNGSAAPGSSSGDAIKAMERVAAQVLPSGFGYEWSGTSLEEIQSGGLAPIIFGLGLTFVFLVLAAQYESYIDPIIIMLSVPLAIFGALLAQSMRGLANDVYCQIGLVMLIGLASKNAILIVEFANQLREKGMSITRAAVEASQERLRPILMTAISTLLGIFPLTIATGAGAGSRQSLGTAVFGGMLIATFLSLFVVPILYIVIKTLSDRLKPGGKNKKTPKSAPSRELKSPAITR; encoded by the coding sequence GTCTGCGCCTTGATTATCCTCTTGGTAGGAGCAATCAGCATTCCTACCCTACCAGTCGCCCAGTTTCCGGATATTAGCCCGACTCAAATTAGCGTAACTTCCAACTACAACGGTGCTAGTGCGGAAGTTGTAGAAAGCGCTGTTACAACAATCTTAGAACGTCAAATTAATGGCGTTGAGGGACTAAGATATCTGACTTCCAGTAGTAGTAATGATGGCACCAGTACAATTACTGCTACCTTTGAGGCATCGCGAAATAAAGATATCGCCGCTGTTGATATCCAAAATCGGATATCTGTAGCTCAGCCGCAACTACCCCAATCTGTTCAGCAAACAGGAGTTGTAGTCAGCAAAGAATCTAGCAGTATCCTCCTCGCGATTGGGTTGTACGCTGAAAATAAGCAGTACGACAACATCTTTTTAAGCAACTATGCCGATTTGTACTTGACAGATGCCATAAAAAGAGTAAAAGGTGTTGGCAACGTGCAAATTTTCGGGGAACGCCGCTACTCAATGCGCCTCTGGTTAGACCCGAATCGCCTTGCTAGTCGAGGATTGACCGCTCAAGACGTAGTGAATGCACTCCGCGAGCAAAACTTACAAATTGGCGTGGGACGCATTGGGCAGCAACCAGCTCCAGAAGGGCAGATGTATCAAATCGATCTGCGTGCCATCAGTAGGTTAAAAGATGTTTCTGAATTTGAGGAAATTGTCCTAAAAACCGATGCTAGTGGGGCGTTGGTGAAGTTGAAGGATGTGGGAAGAGCGGAACTGGGGGCAGAAAACTATAGCTCATTTTTACGGTTTCGCGGCAATGATGCGGTAGGTTTGGGGATTTATCAGCTTCCGGGTAGTAATGCTTTGGATGTCGCCCATGCGGTCAAAAAAGAGATGGAGCGATTGAGTCAGAGTTTTCCGCCAGCGTTGAAGTATCGAGTAGCGTTTGATACGACAGAGTATGTAGAAGCATCCATGACAGAGGTGGTGATTACTCTGTTGGTATCGATTGCCCTCGTTGTCGCCGTGATTTTCATTTTCCTACAAGACTGGCGGACGACGCTGATTCCATCCCTCACCATTCCTCTAGCCTTAATTGGGACTTTTGCCTTTATCAAAGTTTTCGGATTTTCGATTAACAGTTTGACGTTATTTGGTCTAACTTTAGCAACCGGGATGGTGGTGGATGATGCGATCGTTGTGGTTGAAAATATCAGTCGCTTTATCCAAGAAAAAGGCATGAATCCCGGTCAGGCCGCCTCTGAATCCATGACAGAACTGTTCGGAGCGGTGATTGCAACTTCGTTAGTTTTAATGGCTGTATTCGTCCCTGTAGCCTTCTTTCCGGGGACGACAGGAGCGCTTTATAAACAATTTGCACTGACGATCGCATTCTCAATTGCTATTTCTACTTTTCTAGCTTTAACCCTGACTCCTTCCTTGTGTGCGCTGCTGTTGCGTCCGGGACAACAGCCGAAAGGTTGGGTTGGATGGATTTTCGGTCGGTTTAACGGGTTTTTGGATAGAACGCGAAAAGGATATGCGCGATCGCTTAACTTTCTGACTCGTTTTAAAAGCATTATCATCGGCTTATTTATCGTCTCTTTGGGAATGACAGCTTGGCTTTATACCCAAGTACCTACCGCATTTCTCCCTGAAGAAGATCAAGGCTATTTCATCACCATCGTTCAAGGGCCCGAAGGAGTATCGCTGAACTACACCAGCGAGGTGATGAACAAAATTGAACAAGAAATTCTCAAAAATCCAGAAGTTGTAGGAACTTTCGTTGTCGGTGGTTTTGGTTTTAGCGGTAGCACTGCTAATAGCGGTGTCATTTTTACTACCCTCAAACCTTGGGAAGAACGTACAGGAAAAGACCAAACTGTACAAGGAATTATTGGCAGATTGGCAGGAACCTTATCGGCAATCCCAGAAGCAAGAATTATTCCTGTTAATCCTCCAGCAATTCAAGGTTTAGGGCAATTTGGCGGTTTCCAATTTCAGCTGCAAGACCGCAGAGGTAATAGTAGTTTAGAACCTCTATTACAATCTTTGGGACAACTACTAGGTAGTGCGAATAAAACACCCGGATTGCAAGCTGTATTTAGCACCTTCGCCGCTAATACGCCGCAACTACTCGTAGATGTCGATCGCAATAAAGCCAAAGCATTGCAAGTTTCTATCGACGATATTTTTAACACCCTGCAAACTTTCTTAGGCGCACAATATGTAAACGATTTTGATTTACAGCAGCGAAATTATCGCGTCTACGTCCAAGCAGATCAACAGTTTCGTTCTAACCCAGCCGATGTTGGGAAACTCTACGTTCGTTCTGGCGAAAATCAGATGATTCCCCTGAGCAGTTTAGTAAAACTTACTCCCACGACTGGCGCTCAAACTATTAACCATTACAACTTATTCCGTTCTATAGAAGTTAATGGTTCGGCGGCTCCTGGCTCTAGTTCTGGAGATGCAATTAAAGCAATGGAAAGAGTAGCAGCACAAGTTTTACCATCTGGTTTTGGCTACGAATGGTCGGGTACTTCTCTGGAGGAAATTCAGTCGGGCGGTTTAGCACCGATAATTTTTGGGTTGGGACTAACCTTTGTGTTTCTAGTATTAGCGGCACAGTACGAGAGCTATATTGACCCGATAATTATTATGCTTTCAGTTCCCTTAGCTATTTTCGGGGCGCTTTTAGCTCAGTCAATGCGCGGTTTAGCTAATGATGTTTATTGTCAGATTGGATTAGTAATGTTGATTGGTTTAGCAAGTAAAAACGCTATTCTAATTGTAGAATTTGCTAACCAATTGCGCGAGAAAGGAATGTCAATTACCAGAGCAGCGGTGGAAGCTTCGCAAGAGCGTTTGCGACCGATTTTGATGACAGCTATTTCAACGCTTTTGGGGATTTTTCCCCTAACAATTGCTACAGGGGCAGGCGCAGGTAGCCGCCAATCTCTAGGGACGGCGGTGTTTGGCGGAATGTTGATCGCGACTTTCTTGAGTTTGTTTGTGGTGCCAATTCTGTATATCGTAATTAAGACGCTCAGCGATCGCTTGAAGCCTGGTGGTAAAAATAAGAAAACTCCGAAATCGGCTCCTAGTCGAGAGCTGAAAAGTCCTGCTATCACCCGTTAA